In Eupeodes corollae chromosome 3, idEupCoro1.1, whole genome shotgun sequence, a single genomic region encodes these proteins:
- the LOC129952102 gene encoding SET and MYND domain-containing protein 4 isoform X1, whose translation MTTTPSPINLFIEKFSSKININTSTHDEYKTTLKIVKNIEIRKDVKEIFEQLKAKASSCKIKSVSHSDKFREEGNRLFRADKKTNALAAGRCYTDAILAAPQDSEALALAHANRAAALVEFGYYSDAYRDCALALELGYPKEKQLKVLMRQAHCSVKLKNFFKLEEVLEKLRDMRLDAKCLLEREDLEVELKKIAELPGKWHQEDPHDYKVQNILVHPKKGRYMTAWRDYQKDDMVLYEKAFAFVPVNEARNCKICSNCAKQQFIPYPCYVCSKVVYCSPQCKLEDEKIHKYECFGHRCDLYESLGVTYFAMHTLLRGLPEYLPQLANCSSGAEIWQQIETIGKSRKKGYPEILALYNNIHLLSPNSIQEVVLGSFISAHYLVSCTTFPELYSKSTCTKSDWLAIISALILRHAVQMIGNAQGASAVNFMDDSYAFQALADIWTQPHHLKRGMLHGFRDFCINMSGIFPYLSLCNHSCDLSLRVNFDGNRLIAKTQCELKAGDEICNSYVLECRINPKSNRQQDLKMLYHFECDCKHCTPKANDEEFLKFHKYRCENSKCNKMFSPPIGDDLQWWLHIVENPKIALKCSFCKSALKLDWFIEFDELFNAEVLSTAQLMEAVRHFKYAEERLYSIDLRQYMAYQIVNAFFNTWKEVEIEDVLFKEITEVIKSWLDYIEEQNDVESLMYATTTPYALDLMAEGNFIDFDRKKIRRSFDMLSTEMRIIFENYIKDYIGEKFDDYDADNGN comes from the exons ATGACCACGACACCAAgtccaattaatttatttattgaaaaattcagttcaaaaataaatataaatacctcAACCCATGATGAatataaaacaactttaaaaattgttaaaaatatcgaaataag aaaagatgttaaagaaatctttGAACAACTCAAAGCTAAAGCCAGCAgctgtaaaataaaatcagtCTCTCACTCGGATAAATTCCGTGAGGAAGGCAATCGCTTGTTCAGGGCTGACAAAAAGACCAATGCCCTTGCTGCGGGTCGTTGCTATACAGATGCCATCCTCGCTGCGCCCCAGGACAGTGAAGCTTTGGCATTGGCACACGCCAACAGAGCGGCTGCTCTAGTTGAGTTTGGATATTATTCT GATGCCTACCGTGACTGTGCCCTTGCCCTGGAACTGGGTTATCCAAAAGAGAAGCAACTGAAAGTCCTGATGCGACAAGCTCATTGTtctgttaaattgaaaaacttctttaaaCTAGAAGAAGTTCTAGAAAAGTTGCGAGACATGCGATTAGACGCAAAATGCCTTTTGGAAAGAGAAGACCTCGaagttgaattgaaaaaaatagcaGAACTACCAGGCAAATGGCACCAAGAAGATCCACACGATTATAAAGTTCAAAATAT CTTAGTGCACCCAAAAAAGGGACGATACATGACTGCATGGAGAGATTACCAAAAAGACGATATGGTTTTGTATGAAAAGGCATTTGCGTTTGTTCCTGTCAATGAGGCGAGAAATTGCAAGATTTGTTCCAACTGTGCCAAGCAACAATTTATTCCCTATCCATGCTATGTATGTTCCAAAGTCGTCTACTGTTCGCCGCAATGCAAGTTAGAAGATGAAAAGATCCACAAGTACGAGTGCTTCGGTCACAGATGTGATCTATACGAATCCCTTGGCGTGACCTATTTTGCCATGCATACACTCCTCCGTGGACTACCTGAATATCTCCCTCAGCTTGCTAACTGCTCCAGTGGAGCAGAGATATGGCAACAAATTGAAACCATTGGTAAATCCCGCAAAAAAGGTTACCCAGAGATTCTTGCGCTCTACAACAATATCCACCTACTTAGTCCGAATTCCATTCAAGAAGTAGTTTTGGGTTCATTCATTAGCGCACACTATTTAGTTTCTTGTACAACATTTCCGGAACTGTACTCCAAAAGTACCTGCACCAAATCCGACTGGTTGGCGATTATATCGGCATTGATTTTGCGGCATGCCGTTCAAATGATCGGCAATGCGCAGGGAGCTTCTGCAGTGAACTTCATGGACGATTCCTACGCCTTCCAAGCATTGGCAGATATTTGGACGCAGCCGCATCATCTCAAAAGAGGAATGCTGCATGGATTTCgtgatttttgtattaatatgtCAGGAATCTTTCCGTATCTTAGTTTGTGCAACCATTCGTGTGATTTATCGTTGCGAGTGAATTTTGATGGAAATCGTTTAATTGCCAAAACTCAGTGCGAACTTAAGGCAGGCGACGAGATTTGCAACTCGTACGTTTTGGAATGCAGAATTAATCCCAAAAGCAATCGTCAGCAAGACCTGAAGATGTTGTATCATTTTGAATGTGATTGCAAACATTGCACCCCTAAAGCCAACGACGAGGAATTT CTTAAGTTCCACAAATACCGTtgtgaaaattcaaaatgtaacaAAATGTTTTCGCCCCCCATTGGCGACGATCTCCAATGGTGGTTGCATATTGTAGAAAACCCTAAGATCGCGCTGAAATGTTCCTTTTGTAAATCTGCCCTAAAACTTGATTGGTTTATCGAATTCGACGAACTCTTTAATGCTGAGGTTTTGAGTACAGCACAACTTATGGAGGCTGTGAGGCATTTTAAATACGCTGAGGAGAGACTATATTCCATTGATTTGCGGCAGTACATGGCCTACCAAATAGTTAATGCATTCTTTAATACGTGGAAAG aGGTTGAAATTGAGGATGTTCTATTCAAAGAAATCACAGAGGTTATCAAGAGTTGGCTGGATTATATTGAAGAACAAAATGATGTTGAATCACTTATGTACGCAACAACTACGCCATATGCACTTGATTTGATGGCTGAGGGGAATTTCATTGATTTCGATAGGAAGAAAATTCGCAGATCTTTTGATATGTTATCAACTGAGATGCGAATAATCTTCGAAAATTACATTAAAGACTACATTGGGGAGAAATTCGACGACTATGATGCGGACAAtgggaattaa
- the LOC129952102 gene encoding SET and MYND domain-containing protein 4 isoform X2, which produces MRQAHCSVKLKNFFKLEEVLEKLRDMRLDAKCLLEREDLEVELKKIAELPGKWHQEDPHDYKVQNILVHPKKGRYMTAWRDYQKDDMVLYEKAFAFVPVNEARNCKICSNCAKQQFIPYPCYVCSKVVYCSPQCKLEDEKIHKYECFGHRCDLYESLGVTYFAMHTLLRGLPEYLPQLANCSSGAEIWQQIETIGKSRKKGYPEILALYNNIHLLSPNSIQEVVLGSFISAHYLVSCTTFPELYSKSTCTKSDWLAIISALILRHAVQMIGNAQGASAVNFMDDSYAFQALADIWTQPHHLKRGMLHGFRDFCINMSGIFPYLSLCNHSCDLSLRVNFDGNRLIAKTQCELKAGDEICNSYVLECRINPKSNRQQDLKMLYHFECDCKHCTPKANDEEFLKFHKYRCENSKCNKMFSPPIGDDLQWWLHIVENPKIALKCSFCKSALKLDWFIEFDELFNAEVLSTAQLMEAVRHFKYAEERLYSIDLRQYMAYQIVNAFFNTWKEVEIEDVLFKEITEVIKSWLDYIEEQNDVESLMYATTTPYALDLMAEGNFIDFDRKKIRRSFDMLSTEMRIIFENYIKDYIGEKFDDYDADNGN; this is translated from the exons ATGCGACAAGCTCATTGTtctgttaaattgaaaaacttctttaaaCTAGAAGAAGTTCTAGAAAAGTTGCGAGACATGCGATTAGACGCAAAATGCCTTTTGGAAAGAGAAGACCTCGaagttgaattgaaaaaaatagcaGAACTACCAGGCAAATGGCACCAAGAAGATCCACACGATTATAAAGTTCAAAATAT CTTAGTGCACCCAAAAAAGGGACGATACATGACTGCATGGAGAGATTACCAAAAAGACGATATGGTTTTGTATGAAAAGGCATTTGCGTTTGTTCCTGTCAATGAGGCGAGAAATTGCAAGATTTGTTCCAACTGTGCCAAGCAACAATTTATTCCCTATCCATGCTATGTATGTTCCAAAGTCGTCTACTGTTCGCCGCAATGCAAGTTAGAAGATGAAAAGATCCACAAGTACGAGTGCTTCGGTCACAGATGTGATCTATACGAATCCCTTGGCGTGACCTATTTTGCCATGCATACACTCCTCCGTGGACTACCTGAATATCTCCCTCAGCTTGCTAACTGCTCCAGTGGAGCAGAGATATGGCAACAAATTGAAACCATTGGTAAATCCCGCAAAAAAGGTTACCCAGAGATTCTTGCGCTCTACAACAATATCCACCTACTTAGTCCGAATTCCATTCAAGAAGTAGTTTTGGGTTCATTCATTAGCGCACACTATTTAGTTTCTTGTACAACATTTCCGGAACTGTACTCCAAAAGTACCTGCACCAAATCCGACTGGTTGGCGATTATATCGGCATTGATTTTGCGGCATGCCGTTCAAATGATCGGCAATGCGCAGGGAGCTTCTGCAGTGAACTTCATGGACGATTCCTACGCCTTCCAAGCATTGGCAGATATTTGGACGCAGCCGCATCATCTCAAAAGAGGAATGCTGCATGGATTTCgtgatttttgtattaatatgtCAGGAATCTTTCCGTATCTTAGTTTGTGCAACCATTCGTGTGATTTATCGTTGCGAGTGAATTTTGATGGAAATCGTTTAATTGCCAAAACTCAGTGCGAACTTAAGGCAGGCGACGAGATTTGCAACTCGTACGTTTTGGAATGCAGAATTAATCCCAAAAGCAATCGTCAGCAAGACCTGAAGATGTTGTATCATTTTGAATGTGATTGCAAACATTGCACCCCTAAAGCCAACGACGAGGAATTT CTTAAGTTCCACAAATACCGTtgtgaaaattcaaaatgtaacaAAATGTTTTCGCCCCCCATTGGCGACGATCTCCAATGGTGGTTGCATATTGTAGAAAACCCTAAGATCGCGCTGAAATGTTCCTTTTGTAAATCTGCCCTAAAACTTGATTGGTTTATCGAATTCGACGAACTCTTTAATGCTGAGGTTTTGAGTACAGCACAACTTATGGAGGCTGTGAGGCATTTTAAATACGCTGAGGAGAGACTATATTCCATTGATTTGCGGCAGTACATGGCCTACCAAATAGTTAATGCATTCTTTAATACGTGGAAAG aGGTTGAAATTGAGGATGTTCTATTCAAAGAAATCACAGAGGTTATCAAGAGTTGGCTGGATTATATTGAAGAACAAAATGATGTTGAATCACTTATGTACGCAACAACTACGCCATATGCACTTGATTTGATGGCTGAGGGGAATTTCATTGATTTCGATAGGAAGAAAATTCGCAGATCTTTTGATATGTTATCAACTGAGATGCGAATAATCTTCGAAAATTACATTAAAGACTACATTGGGGAGAAATTCGACGACTATGATGCGGACAAtgggaattaa
- the LOC129950972 gene encoding exocyst complex component 3 — MDLAQLEQEARQAALKDVKNMLQRPGQLEKVDQYRHRVGRKKASVEALLKTGMQNQLEGVRVGLKQLVTCLENVKDVVIIVKEVDGLLAGVPEIYDALEVVREENTKHSQYATAMENLKHIFNVQSSVTKTMQLIDEDKLLNAHQCLSDLENSRDDLLYELHKQSKQHASDKITLKRHFEKVETVSQALEKKIRLIMNRTLNTVRKEPVVIVTALRIIEREEKSDQFALQQQKVTGFLPPGRPKNWRQMAMNVLREAVVTRIEGSKVEERADNKLWLVRDLEITRQIILEDLRVVKSLCIPCFPPHYNIFNEYVKLYHQGLSDYLDGIAKGGLEGNEYVSLLSWVMNTYPGVELMSHPDLKVDVHSLIGPLLRADHLKSLEGEYLNNMRKNYQDWMSKACETEKQEWLSDSPPDQDEQYYQSSAPVIIFQMIDQHLQVTNTIHVELTFKALVLSIQQMEIFGQSYLQGVIELKEYHFRNRDQVKFFTHYIITIVNNSQQMIELAQQMKQLYWPKSRTEHYEDFEKLLQTFRSIRDHAVGYLLEEAFLDMEIHFNDLFTLKWLQTTVSVDTICATLDDYFQDYNHLRPVNFELVINEAQNLVAKRYIKALLSKRLSKPRQEVEAVTKKINQEARRFKFFFEKIAPNVSMSESPIDLIATLANLLVCDIELLVLDLHTLLGSCPSLSEDHITRLFYIRNDVKANEIREKVQDAMKSKKAMVSIAKQDCIFREIVFNDKLW; from the exons ATGGATTTGGCACAACTGGAGCAAGAAGCTCGACAGGCAGCCCTCAAGGATGTTAAAAACATGCTCCAACGACCGGGTCAGCTGGAGAAAGTCGATCAATATCGTCATCGAGTGGGGCGTAAAAAAGCCTCTGTCGAGGCACTCCTCAAAACAGGAATGCAAAATCAGCTGGAGGGCGTCCGTGTTGGGCTAAAGCAACTAGTGACATGCTTGGAAAATGTCAAGGATGTCGTGATAATTGTGAAAGAAGTCGATGGTCTTTTGGCAGGTGTCCCAGAAATCTACGATGCTCTGGAAGTTGTCCGCGAAGAGAACACCAAACATTCGCAATATGCCACTGCTATGGAGAATTTAAAGCACATCTTCAATGTGCAATCGAGTGTCACAAAGACCATGCAACTGATTGACGAGGACAAGCTCCTAAATGCCCATCAGTGTCTTTCCGATTTGGAGAATTCTCGAGATGACCTACTATACGAATTGCACAAGCAGTCGAAGCAACATGCCAGCGATAAGATAACATTGAAGAGGCATTTTGAGAAAGTCGAGACTGTGTCGCAGGCTCTGGAGAAGAAGATTCGATTGATTATGAACCGCACGTTGAACACGGTGCGCAAGGAACCAGTTGTCATTGTGACTGCATTGAGAATCATCGAGCGTGAGGAGAAGAGCGACCAATTCGCTCTGCAGCAACAGAAGGTAACTGGTTTCCTGCCACCAGGTCGACCCAAGAACTGGCGTCAAATGGCCATGAATGTTCTGCGCGAAGCTGTAGTCACTCGAATCGAGGGCTCCAAGGTTGAGGAGAGGGCCGACAATAAACTCTGGCTTGTCAGAGACTTGGAAATCACTCGACAGATTATCTTGGAAGATCTGCGTGTGGTCAAGTCGTTGTGCATTCCCTGCTTTCCACCACACTACAATATCTTCAACGAGTATGTGAAGCTTTACCATCAGGGCTTATCTGACTAT ctTGATGGCATCGCTAAGGGTGGCTTGGAGGGCAATGAATACGTTTCGCTTCTCTCGTGGGTAATGAACACGTATCCTGGCGTCGAGCTCATGTCTCACCCCGACCTCAAGGTCGACGTCCACTCTCTGATCGGTCCGCTATTACGAGCTGACCACTTGAAATCCCTCGAAGGGGAATACCTCAATAACATGCGTAAGAACTACCAGGACTGGATGAGTAAGGCTTGCGAAACCGAGAAGCAGGAATGGTTGTCCGACAGTCCACCAGATCAGGACGAACAGTACTATCAGAGCTCTGCCCCAGTGATCATTTTCCAGATGATTGACCAGCACCTGCAGGTGACCAACACAATTCACGTCGAACTCACATTCAAGGCTTTGGTCTTGAGCATTCAACAAATGGAGATCTTCGGTCAAAGCTACCTGCAAGGAGTGATCGAACTGAAGGAGTACCACTTCCGCAACCGAGACCAAGTGAAGTTCTTCACGCACTACATAATCACCATCGTCAACAACTCCCAGCAAATGATCGAACTCGCCCAGCAGATGAAGCAGCTCTATTGGCCGAAGTCCCGCACCGAACACTACGAGGATTTCGAGAAACTCCTGCAGACCTTCCGAAGTATCCGCGACCATGCAGTGGGCTATCTTCTCGAAGAAGCCTTCCTCGACATGGAGATACACTTCAATGATCTGTTCACTCTGAAATGGTTGCAGACAACAGTTTCCGTGGACACGATTTGTGCGACTTTGGATGATTACTTCCAGGACTACAATCACCTGCGACCCGTCAACTTTGAGTTGGTGATCAACGAGGCCCAGAATTTGGTAGCGAAGCGCTACATAAAAGCTCTGCTCTCAAAGCGTCTCTCCAAACCACGGCAAGAAGTCGAAGCAGTCACAAAGAAAATCAATCAAGAAGCTCGTCGATTCAAGTTCTTCTTTGAGAAGATAGCCCCCAATGTATCCATGTCCGAGTCACCAATCGATCTCATCGCGACTCTGGCCAATTTATTGGTTTGTGATATTGAACTCTTGGTCTTAGATTTGCACACTCTCCTGGGTAGTTGTCCATCGTTGAGCGAGGATCATATAACTAGGCTGTTTTACATACGAAACGATGTTAAGGCGAATGAGATAAGGGAGAAGGTTCAGGACGCAATGAAGTCGAAAAAGGCAATGGTTAGTATTGCTAAGCAAGACTGCATATTCCGTGAAATAGTATTTAATGATAAACTGtggtaa
- the LOC129949461 gene encoding spermine oxidase isoform X1, which yields MTVQILKIQCINFILVSLQKKCLHVFLNQNGFRYKSNNKVQIKSSPTFMNYNMNTAKVVVIGAGPSGIAAATKLLELGFQKVMVIEAEDRIGGRIHTIPFGDNVIDLGAQWCHGEKDNIVYELANKHNLLESTGDVYENYECIRSNKEIVPVKVSQRLKDIVNDSLVTRKVDLIGYNESLGSYISKFFFEELQRTENSDIDLEIAKEFFENYQKFENSVEASDSLSDVSGKGYLEYWDCEGDILLNWKDKGYLKFLQLLMGCDETGTELGVLDQRVLLGKQVTQINWNDGEIQIKCEDNKIVEADHVIVTVSLGVLKEKHSKLFDPKLPLQKVRAIEGIGFGTVNKIFIEFPEQFWPNDWTGFALLWRQEDLDEIRGTNRAWLEDVFGFYAVSYQSRILSGWVIGESGRHMETLPEDEVLSGCMYLFRKFLKWEIPTPVNFKTSAWFINENFRGSYSFRSVLTEKLDAWASDLACPLKDSNQIPVVLFAGEASSDHYYSTVHGAVEAGWREAQRLADFYNNDILKSQL from the exons atgacagttcaaattttaaaaatacagtgTATCAATTTCATATTAGTATcccttcaaaaaaaatgtttgcatgttTTCCTCAATCAAAATGGCTTCAGATACAAAAGTAATAACAAAGTGCAAATTAA atctTCCCCAACTTTCATGAACTACAACATGAACACCGCAAAAGTCGTAGTAATTGGAGCTGGACCTTCGGGCATAGCAGCTGCCACAAAACTCCTTGAGCTTGGCTTCCAAAAAGTGATGGTTATCGAGGCGGAAGATCGTATCGGTGGTCGAATACACACAATACCCTTCGGAGACAATGTGATAGACTTAGGCGCCCAATGGTGTCATGGTGAAAAGGACAATATAGTTTACGAACTCGCTAACAAGCACAATCTTCTAGAATCAACTGGTGATGTCTACGAGAACTATGAATGCATCCGGTCGAATAAAGAAATCGTTCCGGTCAAAGTAAGTCAGCGTTTAAAAGACATTGTCAATGATAGTTTAGTGACGAGAAAAGTGGATCTTATAGGCTACAATGAGTCTTTGGGTAGTTACATTTCCAAAttcttttttgaagaattacaAAGAACTGAAAATTCGGACATTGATCTGGAAATAGCAAAAGAGTTCTTCGAAAACTATCAGAAATTCGAAAATTCCGTCGAAGCTTCCGATTCGTTGAGTGATGTCTCGGGGAAGGGTTATCTTGAGTACTGGGATTGCGAAGGTGATATTCTATTGAACTGGAAAGACAAAGGTTACTTGAAATTCTTACAGTTGTTAATGGGCTGTGATGAAACGGGCACAGAACTAGGAGTGCTCGATCAACGAGTGCTTTTGGGAAAACAAGTGACTCAGATAAATTGGAATGATGGAGAGATTCAAATTAAGTGTGAAGATAATAAGATAGTCGAAGCTGATCACGTTATAGTGACAGTTTCGTTGGGAGTGCTAAAAGAAAAGCACTCGAAACTTTTCGACCCAAAGCTGCCATTGCAAAAAGTTCGAGCCATAGAAGGTATTGGCTTCGgaactgtcaataagattttcaTCGAGTTTCCCGAACAGTTCTGGCCAAATGATTGGACAGGGTTTGCATTGCTCTGGAGGCAAGAAGACCTCGACGAGATACGAGGTACGAATCGGGCCTGGTTGGAGGATGTTTTTGGCTTCTATGCTGTGAGCTACCAGAGCAGAATTCTAAGTGGTTGGGTGATTGGAGAGAGTGGACGGCATATGGAGACTTTGCCCGAAGATGAAGTGCTAAGTGGTTGTATGTACCTTTTCAGGAAGTTCCTCAAATGGGAAATTCCTACGCCTGTGAATTTCAAGACTTCAGCTTGGTTTATAAATGAAAACTTCCGTGGTTCATACTCATTTCGATCTGTGTTGACGGAGAAATTAGACGCTTGGGCAAGTGACTTGGCATGTCCATTGAAGGACTCCAACCAAATTCCAGTTGTTCTATTTGCTGGAGAAGCATCAAGCGATCATTACTATTCAACAGTCCATGGAGCAGTTGAAGCTGGATGGCGTGAGGCCCAGAGACTTGCCGATTTCTATAATAATGACATTCTGAAATCACAATTATAA
- the LOC129949461 gene encoding spermine oxidase isoform X2 — MNYNMNTAKVVVIGAGPSGIAAATKLLELGFQKVMVIEAEDRIGGRIHTIPFGDNVIDLGAQWCHGEKDNIVYELANKHNLLESTGDVYENYECIRSNKEIVPVKVSQRLKDIVNDSLVTRKVDLIGYNESLGSYISKFFFEELQRTENSDIDLEIAKEFFENYQKFENSVEASDSLSDVSGKGYLEYWDCEGDILLNWKDKGYLKFLQLLMGCDETGTELGVLDQRVLLGKQVTQINWNDGEIQIKCEDNKIVEADHVIVTVSLGVLKEKHSKLFDPKLPLQKVRAIEGIGFGTVNKIFIEFPEQFWPNDWTGFALLWRQEDLDEIRGTNRAWLEDVFGFYAVSYQSRILSGWVIGESGRHMETLPEDEVLSGCMYLFRKFLKWEIPTPVNFKTSAWFINENFRGSYSFRSVLTEKLDAWASDLACPLKDSNQIPVVLFAGEASSDHYYSTVHGAVEAGWREAQRLADFYNNDILKSQL, encoded by the coding sequence ATGAACTACAACATGAACACCGCAAAAGTCGTAGTAATTGGAGCTGGACCTTCGGGCATAGCAGCTGCCACAAAACTCCTTGAGCTTGGCTTCCAAAAAGTGATGGTTATCGAGGCGGAAGATCGTATCGGTGGTCGAATACACACAATACCCTTCGGAGACAATGTGATAGACTTAGGCGCCCAATGGTGTCATGGTGAAAAGGACAATATAGTTTACGAACTCGCTAACAAGCACAATCTTCTAGAATCAACTGGTGATGTCTACGAGAACTATGAATGCATCCGGTCGAATAAAGAAATCGTTCCGGTCAAAGTAAGTCAGCGTTTAAAAGACATTGTCAATGATAGTTTAGTGACGAGAAAAGTGGATCTTATAGGCTACAATGAGTCTTTGGGTAGTTACATTTCCAAAttcttttttgaagaattacaAAGAACTGAAAATTCGGACATTGATCTGGAAATAGCAAAAGAGTTCTTCGAAAACTATCAGAAATTCGAAAATTCCGTCGAAGCTTCCGATTCGTTGAGTGATGTCTCGGGGAAGGGTTATCTTGAGTACTGGGATTGCGAAGGTGATATTCTATTGAACTGGAAAGACAAAGGTTACTTGAAATTCTTACAGTTGTTAATGGGCTGTGATGAAACGGGCACAGAACTAGGAGTGCTCGATCAACGAGTGCTTTTGGGAAAACAAGTGACTCAGATAAATTGGAATGATGGAGAGATTCAAATTAAGTGTGAAGATAATAAGATAGTCGAAGCTGATCACGTTATAGTGACAGTTTCGTTGGGAGTGCTAAAAGAAAAGCACTCGAAACTTTTCGACCCAAAGCTGCCATTGCAAAAAGTTCGAGCCATAGAAGGTATTGGCTTCGgaactgtcaataagattttcaTCGAGTTTCCCGAACAGTTCTGGCCAAATGATTGGACAGGGTTTGCATTGCTCTGGAGGCAAGAAGACCTCGACGAGATACGAGGTACGAATCGGGCCTGGTTGGAGGATGTTTTTGGCTTCTATGCTGTGAGCTACCAGAGCAGAATTCTAAGTGGTTGGGTGATTGGAGAGAGTGGACGGCATATGGAGACTTTGCCCGAAGATGAAGTGCTAAGTGGTTGTATGTACCTTTTCAGGAAGTTCCTCAAATGGGAAATTCCTACGCCTGTGAATTTCAAGACTTCAGCTTGGTTTATAAATGAAAACTTCCGTGGTTCATACTCATTTCGATCTGTGTTGACGGAGAAATTAGACGCTTGGGCAAGTGACTTGGCATGTCCATTGAAGGACTCCAACCAAATTCCAGTTGTTCTATTTGCTGGAGAAGCATCAAGCGATCATTACTATTCAACAGTCCATGGAGCAGTTGAAGCTGGATGGCGTGAGGCCCAGAGACTTGCCGATTTCTATAATAATGACATTCTGAAATCACAATTATAA
- the LOC129949462 gene encoding spermine oxidase-like, with amino-acid sequence MNTSRVAIIGTGPSGIAAATKLLELGFQKVTLIEAENRIGGRIHTIPFADNVVDLGAQWCHGQKNNVVYELASKEENLLEHSGEDFDKFDCIRSNKDVVAEKTIDRLKTIFESIMKKGEKELLTYDGSVGKYVTNEFFEALKQPENSDIDVTIAKEMFESFKKMENSLNACDSIDELSSKGFMDYYDCEGDLYMNWKDKGYIQFLRLLMKSTEGNELGILDQKVKLGKQVQKITWNQDNGQQAIQIQCKDNEVIEADHVIVTVSLGVLKEKHSKLFDPKLPVEKIRAIESIGFGTVNKIYMEFATQFWPNDWNGFNSLWREDDLNDIRGSSQAWFEDVIGFYPVTHQPKILCGWMVSSNARHMETLSEDEVIRRCLEFLRKFLLWDIPAPVNFKRTTWYSNENFRGSYSFQSVKAEESKAKPIDLARPLEDEDKKPLVLFAGEATSEHHFSTVQGAVESGWREAKRLAEFYNIKAE; translated from the coding sequence atgaatacttcgaGAGTTGCTATTATTGGAACAGGCCCATCTGGCATAGCAGCTGCTACAAAGCTCTTAGAACTTGGTTTTCAGAAAGTCACTTTAATCGAAGCCGAGAATCGTATTGGAGGCCGAATTCATACAATTCCATTTGCTGATAATGTTGTAGATTTAGGAGCTCAGTGGTGCCATGGCCAGAAGAATAACGTTGTTTATGAGCTTGCAAGCAAAGAGGAGAATCTCTTGGAACACTCCGGAGAGGATTTCGACAAGTTTGATTGCATTCGCTCGAACAAAGATGTTGTTGCTGAAAAAACGATAGACcgcttaaaaacaattttcgaaagTATCATGAAAAAGGGAGAAAAAGAACTATTAACCTATGATGGTTCTGTGGGTAAATACGTTACCAACGAATTTTTTGAAGCTCTGAAACAACCAGAAAACTCTGACATAGATGTAACAATTGCCAAAGAGATGTTTGAAAGTTTCAAGAAAATGGAGAATTCGCTGAATGCATGTGATTCAATAGATGAACTTTCGTCGAAGGGCTTCATGGACTATTATGATTGTGAAGGAGACCTGTACATGAACTGGAAGGATAAGGGTTACATTCAGTTTTTGCGTTTGTTGATGAAATCAACGGAAGGCAACGAATTGGGAATTCTTGATCAAAAGGTGAAACTGGGAAAACAAGTTCAGAAAATTACCTGGAATCAGGACAATGGTCAGCAGGCGATACAAATTCAGTGCAAAGACAATGAGGTCATAGAGGCTGATCATGTCATAGTAACTGTGTCACTGGGAGTTCTTAAGGAAAAGCACTCCAAACTATTTGATCCAAAATTGCCAGTGGAAAAGATTCGAGCAATCGAATCAATTGGTTTTGGTACtgtaaataaaatctacatgGAATTTGCCACTCAATTTTGGCCAAATGATTGGAATGGCTTCAATAGTTTATGGCGTGAAGACGATCTAAATGATATCCGCGGTTCAAGTCAAGCATGGTTTGAGGATGTTATCGGCTTCTATCCAGTTACCCATCAACCAAAGATACTTTGTGGATGGATGGTAAGTTCGAATGCTCGCCATATGGAGACACTCTCTGAGGATGAAGTTATTCGAAGGTGTTTGGAATTTTTGAGGAAGTTCCTGCTTTGGGATATCCCGGCTCCAGTAAATTTCAAACGAACAACATGGTATTCGAATGAGAACTTCCGAGGATCGTACTCTTTCCAGTCGGTAAAAGCAGAAGAATCGAAAGCTAAACCAATAGATTTGGCAAGACCTCTGGAGGATGAAGATAAGAAACCACTTGTTCTTTTTGCTGGGGAAGCTACTAGCGAACATCATTTTTCAACTGTTCAAGGAGCCGTTGAAAGCGGATGGCGAGAGGCCAAAAGACTTGCTGAATTTTATAACATAAAAGCAGAGTAA